A window of the Butyricimonas virosa genome harbors these coding sequences:
- a CDS encoding thioredoxin family protein, giving the protein MTKKYFMMICFTLFMGWSVSSYGQGIQFFKGTFDEALAKAKQENKLVFVDFYAVWCGPCKQMTEKVFVDEEVGKFMNDKFICMQVDVEKAGWQKETAEKFNVTVLPTLIFFKPDATVASRLVGAREKADFLNSAKVVCGERLSFDKLYDRAKSKKDLADMQLVLKQAPEEVGGMQGMEAQKWIVRIDKLYAEYAKMKMGPDFINKEDLQIVQAFNKKNVKDDAVMEFIAKNLETYMNKLGEAPGILMVEYNNAVVGQLAKAGKDEYKKYLERINGDLETAYAIMPTGTLTPYEKFKYYYDGMYLLSYKKDVDSYVQLMNKYIAALGNQVSANDYGEIAQNMYVMSKGKLNNEQLGQVKDWLVKAMQYEGTGLIDRINFVTMLGDTYKALKQLDKAKEAYNQGYMEALQIENKMRSAQIQMIMKRKLEALELAK; this is encoded by the coding sequence ATGACAAAGAAATATTTTATGATGATATGCTTCACCCTGTTCATGGGGTGGAGCGTATCAAGCTACGGTCAGGGAATCCAGTTCTTTAAAGGAACTTTTGATGAAGCTTTGGCGAAAGCAAAACAAGAGAACAAATTAGTATTCGTGGATTTTTATGCCGTGTGGTGCGGTCCTTGTAAACAGATGACTGAAAAAGTGTTTGTTGATGAAGAAGTCGGAAAGTTTATGAATGACAAGTTTATCTGTATGCAAGTCGACGTGGAGAAAGCGGGATGGCAAAAAGAGACGGCAGAAAAATTTAACGTGACGGTATTGCCAACCTTAATATTTTTCAAACCGGATGCCACGGTTGCATCACGGTTGGTCGGGGCTCGTGAAAAGGCTGATTTCTTGAACTCGGCTAAAGTGGTTTGCGGGGAACGGTTAAGCTTCGATAAATTGTATGATCGTGCTAAATCTAAAAAGGATTTGGCTGATATGCAACTAGTTTTGAAACAAGCACCGGAAGAAGTGGGAGGAATGCAAGGGATGGAGGCCCAGAAGTGGATCGTGCGGATTGACAAGTTGTATGCCGAGTATGCTAAAATGAAAATGGGGCCTGACTTTATCAACAAGGAGGATTTGCAAATCGTGCAGGCGTTTAACAAGAAAAACGTGAAAGATGATGCCGTTATGGAATTCATCGCCAAGAATTTGGAGACTTACATGAATAAGTTAGGCGAGGCCCCCGGTATTCTGATGGTGGAATATAATAATGCTGTCGTCGGACAATTGGCGAAGGCTGGGAAGGACGAATACAAGAAATACTTGGAGAGAATTAACGGTGATCTGGAAACAGCCTACGCTATCATGCCCACGGGTACCTTAACTCCTTACGAGAAGTTCAAGTATTATTATGACGGGATGTATTTGTTATCTTACAAAAAAGATGTAGACTCTTATGTCCAATTGATGAACAAATATATCGCTGCTTTGGGGAATCAAGTCAGCGCGAATGATTACGGGGAGATCGCTCAGAATATGTATGTCATGAGCAAGGGGAAGTTGAATAATGAACAGTTGGGGCAGGTGAAAGATTGGTTGGTAAAAGCCATGCAATACGAGGGGACGGGGTTGATTGACAGGATTAATTTTGTAACCATGTTGGGAGATACTTATAAAGCTCTAAAACAACTTGATAAAGCGAAAGAGGCTTATAATCAAGGGTACATGGAGGCTTTACAAATCGAGAACAAGATGCGTTCTGCCCAGATTCAGATGATAATGAAGCGTAAACTGGAGGCTTTAGAACTAGCAAAGTAA
- a CDS encoding fasciclin domain-containing protein codes for MMKQVIFLGIVLSMFVGCTKYNQIDTGICKAEFPGNMYEYFQSDSYNWDSLLVMIDYTGLEKYFTGEEPGYEEITFFGPTNHSIRRWLYSLRTNMNDMGLPDSTKVKIMLQDKETCRDLILSHIIKGKRLAADFKEGTANDETSGEMVTGANGKQFRVFAFRETFQNVPGAGALVLYAIGHNQWGTTQYVLPIASSDIQPTNGVVHSMAYSFTLGELK; via the coding sequence ATGATGAAACAAGTTATATTTTTAGGAATAGTATTATCGATGTTTGTTGGTTGCACGAAGTACAACCAAATAGATACCGGAATTTGTAAGGCTGAGTTTCCCGGCAACATGTACGAGTATTTTCAATCCGATTCTTATAATTGGGATTCTCTTTTGGTGATGATTGATTATACCGGATTGGAAAAATATTTCACGGGAGAAGAACCCGGTTACGAGGAAATTACTTTTTTCGGCCCGACCAATCATTCTATACGGCGTTGGTTGTACAGTTTACGTACAAATATGAATGACATGGGTTTACCGGATTCCACGAAGGTAAAAATTATGTTACAAGATAAGGAAACCTGTCGGGATTTGATATTAAGTCATATCATAAAAGGGAAACGATTAGCCGCTGATTTTAAAGAGGGAACAGCTAATGATGAGACTTCAGGAGAGATGGTAACTGGTGCAAATGGGAAGCAATTTAGGGTATTTGCTTTCAGAGAAACGTTTCAAAATGTTCCGGGAGCCGGGGCTCTTGTTTTGTATGCGATAGGACATAATCAATGGGGTACAACTCAGTATGTACTTCCTATCGCATCTTCGGATATACAGCCGACAAATGGTGTCGTGCATTCTATGGCATATAGCTTCACGTTAGGAGAGTTGAAATAG
- a CDS encoding RagB/SusD family nutrient uptake outer membrane protein: MKKILYIFLLSGLLSSCDDLLDVEPETLLSFDNYFKTELDLESTLYSIQGFINDKLLAHATQEEAGEFRDYEAYESVSSIRLWNTEAITKSIGSDWSNIYGIVYMANVMLDNISKAEVQVSPDRIQFYKAQAYFAKGLSYYILGMKWGEVPITRNSTSAEPYGKKPVLEVLDTAISNATRAYKVLPVQSEVKDRLGNVIKSKQFGSKGSACALLANLYAWKGSIIDLQGLEGDAKDCYMKAIQYCSELIEGNEVGSYRLVRDPERLCELFSDINQENPEAIFEFTLDMQSKYVSSPYLFASAYLNIDGKGTDAKVAQTTIDKLYESQDKRVSSFVTPGVNMWGEPDGYATLNKWRTGVWAQSDPNNPYSKTMTAVSTNFAYWRLSGIYLLRAECNAKLDAQSSEAIGDLNEIRGIAGATLYPNGPGDDMGLQYAVFKERQRELYIEGHRWYDIVRNGMWYINNELYQGDDGKFKTMTLEDVRKGAIFLPIFDSAFTMNSLLVQNQYWLEALNQ, from the coding sequence ATGAAAAAGATTCTCTATATATTTTTGTTATCGGGACTACTCTCGTCTTGTGACGATCTTTTGGATGTAGAACCGGAAACCTTGCTTAGTTTTGATAATTATTTCAAAACAGAATTGGATCTGGAATCGACGTTGTATTCTATACAGGGATTTATTAATGACAAGTTGTTGGCTCATGCCACGCAGGAAGAGGCTGGGGAATTTAGAGATTATGAAGCTTACGAATCCGTGAGTAGCATCCGATTATGGAACACGGAAGCGATTACGAAGAGTATCGGTTCGGATTGGTCGAATATTTATGGTATTGTCTATATGGCTAACGTGATGTTGGATAATATCAGTAAGGCAGAGGTTCAAGTATCTCCCGATCGGATTCAGTTTTATAAAGCACAGGCCTATTTTGCCAAAGGGTTGAGTTATTATATTCTTGGAATGAAATGGGGTGAGGTGCCTATAACGCGCAATAGTACTTCTGCCGAGCCTTACGGTAAGAAACCGGTGTTGGAAGTGTTGGATACGGCTATCAGTAATGCCACGAGGGCTTACAAGGTATTGCCTGTTCAATCGGAGGTGAAAGATCGACTGGGTAATGTGATTAAATCCAAGCAGTTTGGAAGTAAGGGATCTGCTTGTGCGTTACTTGCTAACCTGTATGCGTGGAAAGGGAGTATAATTGACCTACAGGGGCTTGAAGGGGATGCGAAAGATTGCTACATGAAGGCAATTCAATATTGTTCAGAATTGATTGAGGGTAACGAGGTCGGAAGTTATCGTCTAGTTCGTGATCCGGAAAGATTATGCGAGCTCTTTTCGGATATTAATCAAGAGAATCCGGAGGCTATTTTTGAGTTTACTTTAGATATGCAAAGTAAATATGTGAGTTCACCCTATCTTTTTGCTTCAGCATATTTGAATATTGACGGGAAGGGTACAGATGCGAAAGTAGCCCAAACAACAATAGATAAATTGTATGAATCACAGGACAAGCGGGTTAGTTCGTTTGTAACTCCGGGGGTTAATATGTGGGGCGAGCCTGATGGTTATGCCACGTTGAATAAATGGAGAACGGGAGTGTGGGCACAGTCTGATCCCAATAACCCGTATTCCAAAACCATGACTGCCGTAAGTACAAATTTCGCTTACTGGAGATTGTCGGGTATTTATTTGTTAAGGGCGGAATGTAATGCTAAATTGGATGCTCAAAGTAGTGAGGCGATTGGCGATTTGAATGAAATCCGAGGAATTGCGGGCGCGACGCTTTACCCGAACGGTCCGGGAGATGATATGGGATTACAATATGCTGTTTTTAAAGAGCGACAAAGGGAATTATATATAGAAGGGCATCGTTGGTACGATATTGTGCGGAATGGAATGTGGTATATTAATAACGAACTGTACCAAGGTGACGATGGAAAGTTTAAAACCATGACGCTGGAAGATGTTAGGAAAGGTGCGATATTTTTACCCATTTTTGACTCGGCTTTTACGATGAATAGTTTGTTAGTGCAGAACCAGTATTGGTTGGAGGCCTTGAATCAATAA
- a CDS encoding SusC/RagA family TonB-linked outer membrane protein, translating to MKKKQSFYYFYGKKSLLKIMRLLFILMAMTSMTISANSFSQQQRVTLDVKNVGAMELFKEIQKETNLYFVYNDADLISYNKISVSAKDENVDVLLKRVFPNLEFLFEGNVIIMKPTIAKDDEKEVKKYVIKGKVVDEKNQPLPGVTVRLDSTTVGCATDARGMFTLALPVASGKLIFSFVGFRMETKAFKAGDELIVKMKEETSDLDEVTVIAYGERNKKELISSISSVKSKDLEEVPSASLENLLQGHMAGVEVNNVSGAPGGGGSRIAIRGYNTLMQEGINDGTPLYVVDGVPISSFTSPITGTNTLAEIDPMTIESVEVLKDAASAAIYGSRASNGVILITTKQGKSGQATFQANASYSWSWFPETPVQIQGKGERDWWLWAAKNIRSGYTKYTPGAGRDLPSMPNSYYDAYVGGGSAIYDFFWGNGKVSTFLNRTVYRQIQDSLNPFYNNSSNWWKYAFRTGKILNANLQASGGTERVKYMVGAGWYNEKGINVGSDFSRMNLISNLNMIPRKDLTMDVRMALSYTDMSMGGGGLENKKIAYMTVNPKGTSTLLPSSGETYDLIFKNINMVSEKKYDFNIRSSLRLQYKIIEGLDLSTSVSVDYSQSEGNNFTPSTLDGVNGLSITMGAKQSNMMLQNENLLHYKFSLRERHNFDWLFGFSYTRDSQNRMNGRAKGAPSDYIHYAVDGMPSIKDLGGTLTAMQSFVSDYYEKIMVSYFGRVAYNFDQKYLMEFTLRRDGSSVFGKDVRWATFPSVALGWNFSDEAFMKNFWWLNHGKLRGSWGTSGQVFQKAYLAQGVIDVGNEFLGVTGMVPAQLANTNLTWEKSEQYDLGLDVDLFDYRLKLKADYYYKYTKSMLWQVSLPGTVYMHQRQWQNAIECSNQGVELEAQIDILRDTEIKWRARFNISHNDNRLEKTYSGQDVDEKYVIGKSVYELRAFKTDGYVQNIDEVPVYWDQNGNKVLLGDGGVVNSIRPGMKKIVDLNGDGRITDDDLYFAGSTLPVVYGGISSEIKWKQFDLSVLFNYSLGRHIINAFNKGSLNFSETSLGAIFEDYRNVTFWEKEGDTPDYPIIDVAYKYYNGQYDARTDDNIETVNFLRLKQLTIGYNLPSDIAKRIHLQGVRVFFTGENLFLWHNYSGLDPENVDLLQGYDNSLTYPSARKVTIGLTVKF from the coding sequence ATGAAAAAAAAACAAAGTTTTTACTATTTCTATGGTAAAAAGAGTTTATTGAAAATCATGAGGTTATTGTTTATTTTGATGGCAATGACCAGCATGACAATCTCTGCCAATAGCTTCTCGCAACAACAGCGGGTAACGTTGGACGTGAAGAATGTTGGTGCAATGGAACTATTTAAAGAGATTCAGAAAGAGACAAATCTGTATTTTGTTTATAATGATGCGGATTTGATTTCTTATAACAAGATTTCTGTTTCTGCGAAGGATGAGAATGTAGATGTTTTGTTGAAACGCGTGTTCCCTAATCTGGAATTTTTGTTTGAGGGAAACGTGATTATTATGAAGCCGACCATTGCAAAGGATGACGAAAAAGAGGTAAAGAAGTATGTTATAAAAGGGAAAGTAGTAGATGAAAAGAATCAACCTCTACCGGGAGTGACTGTTCGTTTGGATAGCACGACCGTGGGATGTGCCACGGATGCGAGGGGAATGTTTACTTTGGCACTGCCTGTAGCATCCGGTAAATTGATTTTCTCGTTTGTCGGTTTTAGAATGGAAACAAAAGCTTTCAAGGCTGGCGATGAGTTGATCGTGAAGATGAAGGAAGAAACTTCGGATTTGGACGAGGTGACAGTGATTGCTTATGGTGAAAGGAATAAAAAAGAATTGATTAGTTCTATATCTTCCGTGAAATCGAAAGATTTGGAAGAGGTTCCTTCTGCGAGTTTGGAAAATCTTTTGCAAGGGCATATGGCAGGAGTTGAGGTAAATAATGTTTCCGGCGCTCCTGGTGGTGGCGGATCCCGTATTGCGATTCGCGGTTACAATACGTTGATGCAGGAAGGAATAAACGATGGAACACCCTTGTACGTGGTGGATGGAGTACCGATTAGTTCATTTACTTCTCCTATAACCGGAACAAACACGTTGGCAGAAATTGACCCGATGACGATCGAGTCGGTTGAAGTGTTGAAAGATGCAGCATCGGCAGCTATTTATGGTTCACGAGCAAGTAACGGTGTGATTTTGATTACCACGAAACAAGGGAAGTCCGGTCAGGCAACTTTTCAGGCAAACGCTTCCTATTCTTGGAGTTGGTTCCCGGAAACTCCAGTGCAAATACAAGGCAAAGGTGAGCGGGATTGGTGGTTGTGGGCTGCCAAGAATATTAGAAGCGGGTATACCAAATATACTCCCGGAGCTGGTCGGGATCTACCTTCAATGCCTAATTCCTATTATGATGCATACGTTGGCGGTGGTTCGGCTATCTATGACTTTTTTTGGGGAAACGGTAAGGTAAGTACATTTTTGAATCGAACTGTTTACCGTCAGATACAGGATAGTTTGAATCCTTTTTATAATAATTCGAGTAATTGGTGGAAGTATGCTTTTCGGACAGGGAAAATTTTGAATGCTAATTTGCAGGCATCCGGAGGAACGGAACGCGTGAAATACATGGTTGGTGCGGGATGGTACAACGAGAAAGGAATTAATGTGGGGTCGGACTTTTCTCGAATGAACTTGATCTCAAATTTGAATATGATCCCTCGAAAAGATCTGACCATGGATGTTCGTATGGCATTGTCATATACGGATATGAGTATGGGTGGCGGCGGATTGGAGAATAAGAAAATTGCTTACATGACCGTGAACCCTAAGGGGACGTCTACGTTACTTCCAAGTTCCGGGGAAACTTATGATTTGATATTTAAAAATATCAATATGGTTTCGGAGAAAAAGTATGATTTTAATATTCGCTCCAGTTTGCGTCTTCAGTATAAAATTATCGAGGGGCTGGATCTTTCTACTTCAGTAAGTGTTGATTACTCGCAATCGGAAGGAAATAATTTTACCCCGAGTACATTGGACGGAGTAAATGGGTTGAGTATAACAATGGGAGCCAAGCAATCCAACATGATGTTGCAAAATGAGAATTTACTTCATTATAAATTTAGTTTAAGAGAACGGCATAATTTTGATTGGCTATTTGGATTTTCTTATACCCGTGATTCTCAGAATAGAATGAATGGTCGGGCTAAAGGAGCACCTAGCGATTACATTCATTATGCGGTAGACGGAATGCCTTCGATTAAAGATCTAGGAGGTACGCTAACCGCCATGCAATCTTTTGTTTCTGATTATTATGAAAAAATTATGGTCAGTTATTTTGGGCGTGTTGCATATAATTTTGATCAGAAATATTTAATGGAATTCACTTTGCGTCGGGATGGTTCATCTGTTTTCGGAAAAGACGTACGTTGGGCGACCTTTCCATCTGTCGCTTTGGGGTGGAATTTCTCGGACGAGGCATTCATGAAAAATTTCTGGTGGTTGAATCACGGTAAACTTCGCGGTTCGTGGGGTACTTCCGGGCAAGTTTTCCAAAAGGCGTATCTTGCACAGGGGGTAATTGATGTCGGGAATGAGTTTTTGGGCGTGACAGGGATGGTGCCAGCCCAATTAGCAAACACGAATTTGACCTGGGAAAAGTCGGAACAATATGATCTCGGGTTGGATGTGGATTTATTTGATTATCGATTGAAATTGAAGGCTGATTACTATTATAAGTACACGAAGTCAATGTTGTGGCAAGTGTCATTGCCGGGTACGGTTTATATGCATCAAAGACAGTGGCAAAATGCGATAGAGTGTTCTAATCAAGGGGTGGAATTGGAAGCTCAAATAGATATTTTACGGGATACGGAGATCAAATGGCGGGCTCGTTTCAATATTTCTCACAATGATAATCGATTGGAGAAGACTTATTCAGGACAAGATGTTGATGAAAAATACGTGATTGGTAAGTCTGTTTACGAACTACGTGCGTTCAAAACTGATGGATATGTTCAAAATATAGATGAGGTTCCGGTTTATTGGGATCAAAATGGTAATAAGGTCCTTTTAGGTGATGGAGGGGTTGTCAATTCTATTCGTCCCGGAATGAAAAAGATCGTGGACTTGAATGGTGACGGTCGGATTACTGATGATGATCTTTATTTTGCCGGTTCAACCCTGCCGGTTGTTTATGGCGGTATTAGTAGTGAAATAAAATGGAAACAATTTGATTTGAGTGTATTGTTTAATTATTCTTTAGGGCGGCATATCATCAATGCATTCAATAAGGGTTCGTTGAATTTTAGTGAAACAAGTTTGGGAGCGATTTTTGAGGATTATCGTAACGTGACGTTTTGGGAGAAGGAAGGTGATACGCCGGATTATCCGATTATCGATGTTGCGTACAAGTATTATAACGGACAATACGATGCTCGTACGGATGATAATATCGAGACCGTGAATTTTTTGCGATTGAAACAATTAACGATAGGGTATAATTTACCGAGTGATATTGCAAAAAGGATTCATCTGCAAGGTGTTCGAGTGTTTTTCACGGGGGAAAATTTATTCTTGTGGCACAATTATTCAGGGCTTGATCCGGAGAATGTCGACTTGTTGCAAGGGTACGATAATTCATTGACTTATCCGTCCGCACGAAAAGTAACTATAGGATTAACTGTAAAATTTTAG
- a CDS encoding FecR family protein: MKMDWRLIKRSFTSLLDEEDRWVLEAWLGESERHRQLYEEMKRFVVRRENFQLSMEMKKQFKQEFDLKIDEAYRRRGRRVWLKVVSYAAMLALPLIAGILLWTRQPVEEVVDYGIGPIEHGVRKATLVLNDGKVLALDTSRMTLKESDGVMIHTNDQALVYVDSLDNKGVDLQNRLITPKGGEYTIMLVDGTKVWVNAATEIYYPVKFVGKERRVWLEGEAYFEVTKDAAKPFIVEVNGMEIKVYGTQFNVNTRRDDQMQTTLVEGSVSVKPKGLAEVRLKPNQQAVFNKLVGRVTVREVDVLSYVAWQRGNYYFENKSIGEILDELSLWYDIQVFFMNNEVSNERFSGYLPRYEEIDELLSLIEKTSHVRFEIKGRVIVVRK, encoded by the coding sequence ATGAAAATGGATTGGAGGTTGATAAAACGGAGCTTTACTTCTTTACTGGATGAGGAGGATAGGTGGGTTTTGGAGGCTTGGTTGGGTGAATCTGAAAGGCATCGGCAGCTCTACGAGGAGATGAAACGTTTCGTGGTGAGGCGGGAAAATTTTCAGTTAAGCATGGAAATGAAAAAACAATTTAAACAGGAATTCGATTTAAAAATTGACGAGGCTTACCGGAGACGGGGACGGCGGGTGTGGTTGAAGGTGGTGAGTTACGCGGCAATGCTGGCATTACCCCTTATTGCGGGAATATTGCTTTGGACAAGGCAACCCGTGGAGGAAGTCGTGGATTACGGTATCGGGCCTATCGAACATGGTGTGAGAAAAGCGACGTTGGTATTGAATGACGGGAAAGTCCTAGCCCTTGATACTTCTCGGATGACGCTGAAAGAGAGCGATGGGGTGATGATTCACACGAATGATCAAGCGTTAGTTTACGTGGATTCTTTGGATAATAAGGGTGTTGATTTACAGAATCGGTTGATTACTCCTAAAGGGGGTGAGTACACGATCATGCTGGTCGATGGGACGAAGGTGTGGGTGAATGCGGCGACGGAGATTTACTACCCTGTGAAATTCGTGGGGAAGGAACGACGGGTATGGTTGGAAGGAGAGGCTTATTTCGAGGTGACGAAGGATGCTGCCAAGCCGTTTATCGTGGAGGTGAACGGGATGGAGATAAAGGTGTACGGAACGCAGTTTAACGTGAATACTCGTCGGGATGATCAGATGCAAACGACATTGGTAGAAGGTTCCGTATCAGTGAAACCGAAAGGATTGGCGGAAGTTAGGTTGAAACCGAATCAACAAGCGGTGTTTAACAAGCTCGTGGGACGGGTTACGGTTCGGGAGGTGGACGTGTTATCTTACGTGGCGTGGCAGCGTGGAAATTATTATTTTGAGAACAAGAGTATCGGCGAGATACTGGATGAACTTTCGTTGTGGTATGATATACAGGTGTTTTTTATGAATAATGAGGTAAGTAACGAACGGTTTAGCGGGTATTTGCCCCGTTACGAGGAAATTGATGAATTGCTGTCTTTGATTGAAAAGACATCTCACGTGCGTTTTGAAATAAAAGGTAGAGTGATTGTAGTACGAAAATAA
- a CDS encoding RNA polymerase sigma factor translates to MDESILIERLRQNDRKAYADLFDGYFDKLFVFALNMVFREDVANDIVQEVFIAIYEKSVLKNYQGSLKAYLYTSVCNRCYNYLRDAKVEDRNMALYAEAAVYSDNVDMIDREEILEKIREVLDELPEKCREVCLLRFVHGYKYSEISEQLGMNENTVKVQLHRGMEKLKRCFSDYDFTLVLFVLAAGFEYM, encoded by the coding sequence TTGGATGAATCAATATTGATAGAGAGATTGCGACAGAATGATCGAAAAGCCTATGCAGATTTGTTTGACGGGTATTTCGATAAGTTGTTCGTGTTTGCCCTGAATATGGTTTTCCGGGAAGACGTGGCCAACGATATTGTGCAGGAGGTTTTTATCGCAATCTATGAAAAATCGGTTTTGAAAAATTATCAGGGTTCCCTGAAAGCCTATCTTTACACGAGTGTGTGCAACCGTTGCTACAATTACTTGCGGGATGCGAAAGTCGAGGATCGTAACATGGCATTATATGCCGAGGCAGCAGTCTATTCGGACAACGTGGATATGATTGATCGAGAGGAAATTTTAGAGAAAATTCGGGAGGTGCTGGATGAATTACCGGAAAAATGTCGGGAGGTGTGCCTTCTGCGTTTCGTACATGGATACAAATATAGCGAGATTTCCGAGCAATTGGGAATGAATGAGAATACCGTGAAAGTGCAGTTACATCGCGGGATGGAGAAGTTGAAACGTTGTTTCTCGGATTATGATTTTACGCTGGTGCTTTTCGTGTTGGCGGCAGGTTTTGAATATATGTAG
- the gdhA gene encoding NADP-specific glutamate dehydrogenase, giving the protein MNVAKVMANLEAKHPGEKEFLQAVHEVLESIEEIYNQHPEFENAKIVERMVEPDRIFTFRVAWVDDKGEVQTNLGYRVQFNSAIGPYKGGLRFHKAVNLSMLKFLGFEQTFKNALTTLPMGGGKGGSDFDPVGKSDAEIMRFCQAFMYELWQNIGPDTDVPAGDVGVGGREIGYMYGMYKKLAREYNTGVLTGKGATWGGSILRPEATGFGALYFTQHVLHTAGKDIKGKTVALSGFGNVAWGAATKAVELGAKVVAISGPDGVCEIANGITKEMIDYMLVMRASNQNRVEMMAEKFPGQAKFTAGKKAWSVKCDIALPCAFQNELNGDDAKELIANGTWCCCEVSNMGCTPEAIHTFQSNGILFAPGKAVNAGGVATSGLEMTQNAAHLGWSGEEVDAKLHFIMTSIHEACVKYGKQADGHIDYVKGANIAGFMKVATAMLEQGII; this is encoded by the coding sequence ATGAATGTAGCAAAAGTGATGGCTAACCTGGAAGCCAAACACCCAGGTGAAAAAGAATTCCTTCAAGCGGTGCACGAAGTGTTGGAATCAATCGAAGAGATTTACAACCAACACCCTGAATTCGAGAATGCAAAAATCGTTGAACGTATGGTAGAACCGGATCGTATCTTTACTTTCCGCGTGGCATGGGTAGACGATAAGGGTGAAGTTCAGACTAACTTGGGTTACCGCGTACAATTCAACAGTGCTATTGGACCGTACAAAGGTGGACTTCGTTTCCACAAGGCAGTTAACCTTTCTATGTTGAAATTCCTCGGTTTCGAGCAGACTTTCAAAAACGCATTGACTACTCTTCCGATGGGTGGTGGTAAAGGTGGTTCTGACTTCGATCCGGTTGGAAAATCAGATGCTGAAATCATGCGTTTCTGTCAAGCTTTCATGTATGAATTGTGGCAAAATATAGGTCCTGATACTGATGTCCCTGCTGGTGACGTTGGTGTTGGCGGTCGTGAAATCGGTTATATGTACGGAATGTACAAAAAACTTGCTCGCGAATACAATACTGGAGTATTGACCGGTAAGGGTGCAACTTGGGGAGGTTCTATCCTCCGTCCGGAAGCTACTGGTTTCGGTGCTCTTTACTTCACGCAACACGTTTTGCATACTGCAGGTAAAGACATCAAGGGTAAGACTGTAGCTCTTTCCGGTTTCGGTAACGTGGCTTGGGGAGCTGCAACCAAAGCTGTCGAACTTGGTGCTAAAGTTGTCGCTATTTCCGGTCCTGATGGAGTTTGCGAAATCGCTAACGGTATCACCAAAGAGATGATTGACTATATGCTCGTTATGCGTGCTTCTAACCAGAACCGCGTTGAGATGATGGCTGAGAAGTTCCCGGGACAGGCTAAATTTACTGCCGGCAAGAAAGCTTGGTCTGTAAAATGTGATATCGCATTGCCTTGCGCTTTCCAGAACGAGTTGAACGGTGACGATGCTAAGGAATTGATTGCTAACGGAACATGGTGCTGCTGCGAGGTTTCCAACATGGGTTGTACCCCGGAAGCTATCCACACATTCCAATCTAACGGTATCCTCTTTGCACCGGGTAAGGCAGTTAACGCTGGTGGTGTTGCTACCTCTGGTCTTGAAATGACTCAAAACGCTGCTCACCTTGGTTGGTCAGGTGAAGAAGTAGATGCTAAACTTCACTTCATCATGACTTCTATTCACGAGGCTTGCGTTAAATATGGTAAGCAAGCTGACGGTCATATCGACTACGTGAAGGGTGCTAACATCGCAGGATTCATGAAAGTGGCGACTGCTATGCTTGAACAAGGTATCATCTAA